A segment of the Streptomyces sp. Tu 2975 genome:
ATCGCCGTTGCCTACATCGGCGACGACGGCGAAACCCTCATGGCACTCGGCCACCACGGCAAGCGCCGCACCTTCGCCGCGTTCAACCGGCACGCCCGCGTCTTCGTCGGCCTCATCAACCTCGCCGACGACCGGGCCGAGACGCTCGAAGGCTGGCTGGACGACATGAAGGAGACGCGGGCCGTGTTCCGGACCCCGGACCCCTCGCAGGGCGAACACCCCGACATGCAGTGGTACGCCGACTGGTCCGACCCCGACGCCCCCGGCGCCGTACCCGTCACCCTCCTCGACCTCTGACCCCCTGACCGGCCGCGTGACCACCACCGCGGCCAGGCCCGCCCCAAGCCCCCAGCGCGGGGCGGGCCACCCAAGACCCGCAAGGAGAGCCATGCTCATCCGCCTCGGCCGCTGGACGTTCGACGTCTTCCAGCGCGCCCTCCACATCACCCGCGAACCCGACCCGAACTGTGCTGACTGCAACGGCTCCGGCGGCGGATGGATGCCCATCACCCTCGGCGCCGACTGGGACGAATGCGGCTGCCTCGACCAGCTCCGCACCTGGCGCCTCCCCCTCGCACCCCGCCGCCGCGCCACCTACACGACGGAGCCCTTCTAGTGACCAGCGAAGAGTTCCCGGCGCCCCAGTGCCCGGAAGCCCTCTACAACCGCGACACCGGCGATCTCCTCCGCTGCGTCCAGCAAGGCCGACACGACTGGCACCGGACGCCCGGCGGTACCGAGTGGCGCGTCCCCGTCGACGTCGACCAGGAAACGGAGTGCCCGTTCTGATGATCATCTGCGCCCGCTGTCACAAGGAAGCCGACCCGTTCAAGCGCTGCCCCGAAGGCCCCGTCTGTGAGGACTGCCTCACTGAACAGGACGGTGCCGAGTGACCACCGCCCTCGACGCGCCCACCCTCGGCCTGCACACCGACCTGTCGAACGACGAATACCACGCCGACAAGACGTCGCTCTCCTCGTCCGGCGCCCGCAAGCTCCTCCCACCGTCCTGCCCTGCCAAATTCCGCCACGAGCAGGACCACCCCCAAGCACCGACCAAGACGTTCGACTACGGCAACGCCGCCCACAAGCTCGTCCTCGGCAACGGACCCGAGCTCACCGTCATCAGCCACGACACCTGGAACACCAGCGCCGCAAAGGCCGAAGTCGCCGAAGCCCGCGAGCGCGGCGCCATCCCACTCAAGCAAGCCGAGATGGACATGGTCACAGCCATGGCCGACGCCATCCGCCGCCACCCCCTCGCCGCAGCCCTCCTCGACCCCGCCTACGGAGCACCCGAACAGTCCGGCTTCTGGATCGACGGACCCACCGGAATCCGACGCCGAGTCCGCTTCGACTGGCTCCCCTCCATCCAAGGCGGCCGGCTGATCATCCCCGACTACAAGACCACCACCGACGCCAGCAACGACGCCATGCAGAAGGACATCGCCAAGTACGGCTACAACCAGCAAGCCGACTGGTACGAGGAAGCCGCCCGAGCCCTCGGCCTCGGCGGCACCGACGCCGAACTACTCCTCATCGCACAGGAGAAGAAGCCCCCGTACCTGGTCAACGTCATCGGCATCGAGTTCGGATCCCGCGTCATCGCCGGCGCCAAGAACCGCCGCGCCATCGAGACCTTCGCCGAATGCACCGCCACCGGCTACTGGCCCGGCTACGCCGACAACGAACCCAACTACCTCGCCCTCCCGGCTACGCCGAGAACACCGACAAGGAGCTCTACCTGTGAACTTCCCCGCCCAAGCGCCTGCCCCCACAAGCACCGATCGCATCGGCCAGAGCACGGCCGTCGAACAGTCCCGCGCCGTCGCCGAAGTCCAGGCCGCCATCTACGTGGCCCGCCAGTTCCCCCGCGAGATCGGCCGCTCCCGCAACGCCATGCAGTCCGCCTGCGCGTCCATGGCCCTCGCCGGGAAGGCGTTCTACCGCTTCCCGCGAGCGGGCGGCGCCGTCGAAGGCTCCACCATCCACCTCGCCAAGACCCTCGCCCAGACGTGGGGCAACATCCAGTACGGCGTCTCCGAGATGCGCCGCGACGACAGCTACCGCCAGTCCGAAATGCAGGCCTGGGCCTGGGACGTCGAGGCCAATACCCGGCACGTCCTCACCTTCATCGTCCCGCACGCCAAGTTCGCCGGCGGCAAGGTCAAGGCGCTCGAGGATCTGCGCGACATCTACGAGAACAACGCCAACAACGGCGCCCGCCGCCTGCGGGAAGCGATCTTCGCTGTAATCCCGGACTGGTTCATCGAAGAGGCCGAAGAGCTGTGCCGGGAGACCTTGAACAAGGGCGACGGCAAGCCGCTCGAGCAGCGCATCGAAGGCGCCATCCAGGTCTTCGCCGGACTCGGAGTCACCGCCGACCGACTCGAGCAGAAGCTCGGCCGCAAGCGCGACCAGTGGACCGGCGCCGACATCGCCCAGCTCCTCATCACCCACAAGTCGATCCAGCGCCGAGAGATCGCCGTCGACGACGAGTTCCCGCAGGCCCGCATCACCGCAGCGGAGATCAAGGGCAACGCCAGCCGCGGCACGCAGTCCACGCCGACACCGGACGACGACCCGTGGGCCGGCCAGCAAGTCGCTCAGCCCGGATCCGGCAAACCCCAGTAGCAGCACTCGGCCGCCCGCGCCGGAATCGCGGGCGGCCACCCCTCAGGAAACCACAGCGAGAGGACAAGCCATGACCTCCGTGCAGCCCGCCCTCGACGGCTCCATACCCGCACCCAAGGTGCCCGCGGCCCGCCGGCGTGTCGACGACTACGAAACGTGGGTCGACGAAGTGTGGCCCACCTTCGTCAAAGCCGCAGCCACCGGCCAGCCCTTCACCTCATGGGACATAGCCGACGCCCACAAACTCCCCGAGCCGCCGAACAGCCGCTCCCACTGGGGCAACCTGATCAGCCGCCTGCGGAACGAAGGGCTGATCACCCACTACGGGTGGACCAACAGCCACCGCCCCGGCGACAACGACTCCGGCGTCAAGGTCTGGAAAGGCACCCGCGCCGCCCGCCAGCAGCAGGGCAGGGCCGCCGCATGACCGCCGTCGACTTCCTCTTCGCCGCCGGCTACCTCGCCCTCGTCGGCCTCTTCGCCCGCGCCGTCTGCCGTCGCCTCCCCGGCGGCCGTGCCCACCGCCAAGCCGAACGCCGAGCCCAAGTCGCCCGCGAGCTCGCCGCATACCGACTCTGGCGCCTCAACCCACCCCGCATCGACACCACCCCCGGCGACCCCTACAGCGACCTCCGCCTCGAAGCCGAACTCATCGCAGCAGCCAGCAGGAAGGAGCAGGTCTCATGACCACCGCCCGCGAACTCCCGGCCCACGGGACCTACGCCCGAGCCCGCGGCAACCACCGCAGCGGCGCCCAGCGCTGCCGCTGCTACCCCTGCCGCGCAGCCGAAGGCGCCTACGCCAAGCGGCGCAAGTACCTCCAAGCATCCGGGCGCCCCCTCCTCGCCGACGCCGCCCCGATCGCAGCACACCTCAAGCGCCTCACCGCAGCCGGCGACTCCCTCACCGTCATCGCCGACCAGATCGGCTACTCCCGCAGCACCCTCGCCAACATCGTCAGCGGCCGAACCCGGCGAGTCCGCAGCGCCCTGGCCGACAAGATCCTTGCCATCCGGCCCGGCAAAGCCATGGCCAGCAACAAGTCAGTCCCCGCGATCGGCTCCGTCCGCCGGCTCCGGGCGCTCGCCGCCCTCGGCCACTACCTCAAGGACATCGCAGCAGCGGCAGGCATCGACCAGTCCACGGCCAGCTATGTGCTCAACGGCCACCCCGAGACGGTGCAGTACGACCTCGCACTCCGCATCGACCGCGGCTACCGGCAGCTCGGCACTCGCCGCGGAGGCTCCATCCGCATCCTGCGCCGAGCTGAGCGAGAGCAGTGGGCGCCGCCCGCGGCATGGGACGACGACCAGATCGACGACCCGAACGGCACGCCCGACGCCGGCGACAGCGCCGAGATGAACCGCGACGAGCTCGCCGAGTACCGCCGCCAGGAGATCGCCCACCTCGCCGCGTTCAACGTGCCCGAACACGAGATCGCCCAGCGCCTCGGCATGAGCCCCCACTACGTCCACGACCTCATCCGCGACCGGCTCACCGAAGCCGCCTGAACGCACGACAAAGGCCCCGCACAGCGGGGCCAGGAAGGAGGGGACGTGTCAGGACTTCGGAGCAGGCGCGATCTTCGCAACCCACTCGCGGGTGAAGCCGGTCAGCTTCGCCATGTGCGACGGGCCCTTGCCCTCGGCGCGCCCCTTCACCAGGAGCGCACGCAGCTCGGCGTCAGCGTCGTTGAAGGCCTTCTCGGCTCGAGCACGCTTCTTCGCTGCGGTCTGAATCTCCAGGTCGAGGGTGTCCATGCAGCACATGTTGGCATAGGCCACCCCATCCGCGCTACGCGAACGCGCATAGTGGTCGCGAATCTCGACCGCGAACGCTATTCTCATCTCGTGAGGGTGAACACCCCCACCGCATCGCCCCCATGAGGGCTGTCACGAATCACCAATCTCCAGCCGCGACACCCCTCACGAGAAGGAAGAACCCATGGGCTACCAGCTACGCCGCTGGTTCGAAGACCGGCTCCCACAGGAGATCTCCTCTGGCGAGCGCGTCGTCGCCCTGGCCATCGCCGACCTCGTGTGGGACGACAGTCGCATCGGCTATGGCAAGAAGTTCATGGCCAAGCTGCTCCACAAGACGGGCTTCGAGAACGAGGCCCAGCTCGGCAAGGTGCTCGGCAAGCTCGCCGGCCGGGGGATCGAGCTGCGCGTCCCGATCTGCGGGCAGGACGGCAAGCCCCTCAGGAACAAGCGCGGGCAGCTGGTGTACGCGCACCGAGGGCACCAGCGCACGTTCCGCGTGCCGCTGGAGTCCGAGTTCCCGGGACGGGCCGCACCGTACTGGAACGACGACGAAGAAAGGTCACCCGACAGGGAGACCAATAGCTGGTTCACCGACGAAAGGTCACCCGCTAGGGAGACCTTTAAGGCCGAAAGCTCACCCGCCAGGGAGGGCTATAGGGGAGAAAGGTCACCCGCTAGGGAGTCAATGGTCACCCAGGCGGGAGACCCTATCCCCCTAACCACACCTTCCTTCCCTCCCTCCGTGACCCCCCGCCCCCGCGCTGCTGAAGGGAAGGCCGGAAGCAGCAAGCAGCAGGACCCGGCACTCACCGCCGCTACTGCCTTCCTGCAGAACCTGCCTCAGCCGTGGTCCGTCGGCCGCGTCACCGCCAGCGCCATGGCCCCCCAACTGCTCGAGGTCATCACCGAGCAGGGCTGGCAGCTGGACGACGAGCTCGTCACGAAGCTCACCGAACGCCCAGAAGGCGTCAAGCAGCCGTCAGCTGTGCTGCGTCTCCGGATCAACGACCTGCCCAAGGCCCCGCGGCAGCACGCCCCCACGACCGGCCCGTCGCTGCCGCCCTGGTGCGGCGAATGCGGAGACGGCAACCCGGCTGCCGAGTTCAACGCCAAGTTCCGCAAGGCCCCCGGCTCCAGCAAGCCGTGCCTCAACTGCCACCCCGAAACCCAGACCGCTGAAGCGGCCTAGCCAAGGAATCCAGTGACCCTCTACGACGACGCCCCGCCCGTCACCCTCGACCGTGTACCGCCCCACGACCTCGACGCCGAATGCGCCGTCCTCGGCTCGATGATGCTCGCCCGTAACGCCACCCTCGACGTCGTCGAAGTCGTCGACGGAGTGAAGCAGCCCTTCTACAAGCCGGCTCACGAGACCATCTTCAACACGATGCTCGCCCTCTACGCGGGCGGGCAGCCCCTCGACCCGATCACCGTCACCAACCGGCTGCAGCAGGACGGCAGCCTCGAGCGCGTCGGCGGCGGCCTCTACATCCACGGCCTCGTCAACTCGGTCCCCACCGCCGCGCATGCCACCCACTACGCCGAGATTCTCCGCGACCACGCCCTCCTGCGAGCCGTCATCCAGACCGGCACGGAGCTCGTGCAGATGGGGTACCGCGCCCAGGCCGCCCACGACACTGCGGCACAGATCGTCGACACCGCCGCCGCGAACCTGCAGGAACTCACCACCGCCGCGAAGGGCGGCATCGAGTCCCGCGAGTGGATGCTCGACCGCGTCGTCGACGCCGTCCTCGATGAGTACGACAACCCCCGCGACGACGTCCTGCCCCTGCCGTGGGCCGACCTCCAGTCCGTCGCCCCGATGGAACCCGGCGACCTGGTCGTCATCGCGGGCCGCCCGGCCATGGGCAAGAGCCTCGTCCTCCTCGGCATCGGCCGGCACGTGTCCATCAAGCACCGCCGCGGCGTCCTCATCGCCTCGATGGAGATGTCCCACGTGCAGATGGGGCAGCGCCTCGTCGCAGCCGAGGCCCGCGTACCGCTGCACGGTCTGCGCGCCCGCACCCTCGACCGCCAGCAGTACGCAGCCGTGCGGGAAGCGCGCGAACGGATCCGCCGCTCGCCGCTGCGCATCGACGACACCCCGGCCGTGCCCGTCTCGAAGTGGCGCCGCAAGTTGCGGCAGCTGCAGGCGAAGGACGAACTGCCCGCGGCGCTGATCGTTGACTACCTGCAGATCGCGAAGGCCGAGACCAAGGCGCAGAACCGCGTCATCGAGGTCGACTCGATCGCGGTTGGGCTGAAGGCTCTGGCCCAGGAGTTCAAGATCGTGGTCATTGCTGCGGCTCAGCTCAACCGCGTGAGCGAGCACCGCACCGACAAGACCCCGACCCTGTCGGACCTCCGCGAATCCGGCGGCATCGAGAACAACGCCAACATCGTGATCCTCCTGCACCGCGAGGACTACTACGACCGCGAGTCCCCCCGCGCCGGCGAGTTCGACTTCATCGTCGCCAAGAACCGCATGGGCCACAACGCCACCGTCACCACCGCCTGGCAAGGCCACTACGCCCGAATTGTCGACATGGAGGCATCATGACCACCCGCGACACCGACCTTCAGGCGATCTGCGACACCTGCCTCACCGCCATCACGGATGGCGAAGGCCACGTCTGGATCGACCAAGACCTCACCCGCCGCGCAGCCCGTCGGCAGCAGGGCCAGCCCACCGACTGGGACGACTCCGACGACATCAAGGGCATCACCGTCGACGGCGGCATCCCCTGGAACACCACCCACACCGCCTGCGCACCGCAGAAGCCAGCCTGGGCCTACGCCATCCCCGTCGAACGGATCAATACCTGGCCCGCGTTCCTTCACTGGACGGCCCACTTGATGAACAAGGGCTGGGTCGAGGTCACCAACTGGGACATGTTCATCCTCCAGAGCGTCGAGCCGCAGCGCGGGGCTGTATCCGGTCTCCGCCCTGCCCGCCCGCAAGACCTTGAGTTCCGGGGGGTCGGCTCATGACGGACACCTGCCCGAACTGCCTGGCCCCGGCATACCGCCCGCGAAGGAACGGCGCCGCGGCGACCAGATCGCCCACGGCTACATCTGCCGCTGCGGACACCGCTGGGCCACCACCCGATCCGCCGCCGCATACGCCGAGCCGCGCCGACCCCAGGCCCGCGCCGCATGACCCCGGCCGGCCCCACACCCGTACCCACCACCCCGAAGGAGAACTGATGTACCGCAGCGACAACGACGCCCTCACGGTCATGGACTGGTTCTGCGGCGCCGGCGGATCCAGCCAGGGCGTGCACGCCGTCCCGGGCGTCCGCGTCGAGAGAGCCGCGAACCACTGGAAGCTCGCCATCGAATCCCACGCCGCGAACTTCCCCACCACCA
Coding sequences within it:
- a CDS encoding LacI family DNA-binding transcriptional regulator — its product is MTTARELPAHGTYARARGNHRSGAQRCRCYPCRAAEGAYAKRRKYLQASGRPLLADAAPIAAHLKRLTAAGDSLTVIADQIGYSRSTLANIVSGRTRRVRSALADKILAIRPGKAMASNKSVPAIGSVRRLRALAALGHYLKDIAAAAGIDQSTASYVLNGHPETVQYDLALRIDRGYRQLGTRRGGSIRILRRAEREQWAPPAAWDDDQIDDPNGTPDAGDSAEMNRDELAEYRRQEIAHLAAFNVPEHEIAQRLGMSPHYVHDLIRDRLTEAA
- a CDS encoding replicative DNA helicase is translated as MTLYDDAPPVTLDRVPPHDLDAECAVLGSMMLARNATLDVVEVVDGVKQPFYKPAHETIFNTMLALYAGGQPLDPITVTNRLQQDGSLERVGGGLYIHGLVNSVPTAAHATHYAEILRDHALLRAVIQTGTELVQMGYRAQAAHDTAAQIVDTAAANLQELTTAAKGGIESREWMLDRVVDAVLDEYDNPRDDVLPLPWADLQSVAPMEPGDLVVIAGRPAMGKSLVLLGIGRHVSIKHRRGVLIASMEMSHVQMGQRLVAAEARVPLHGLRARTLDRQQYAAVREARERIRRSPLRIDDTPAVPVSKWRRKLRQLQAKDELPAALIVDYLQIAKAETKAQNRVIEVDSIAVGLKALAQEFKIVVIAAAQLNRVSEHRTDKTPTLSDLRESGGIENNANIVILLHREDYYDRESPRAGEFDFIVAKNRMGHNATVTTAWQGHYARIVDMEAS